The nucleotide window GAAGATGCCCAACTCATGGCAGACAAAAGTGTGGCGATGGCTGAAAAGTTAAAAAAGCCAATGTGCATGGAAAAAATTATGGAACCCTTATATACCCTCCGTGATGGGTGGGTTGCATATTACAACCAGTCAGTGTTCTGGGCTGGCATGGGTCTTGCTTTCCTTTATATGACTGTCCTTGGCTTTGACAGTATCACCACTGGGTACGCTTACACCCAAGGCTTGAGCAGCTCTATTCTCAGTATCCTAATGGGTGCATCTGCCATTTCTGGAATAATGGGAACTGTGGCATTTACCTGGTTTAGAAAAAAATGTGGTCTGGTTCGTACTGGATTTTATTCAGGAGTAGCTCAACTTGGCAGCCTTGTTCTATGTGTGGTTTCAGTCTTTATGCCTGGAAGTCCATTGGATCTTACTGTTTCTCCATTTCAAGACATTGGTACTCTTATTGTAGAAGGAGAGCCTTTACCTACATTATCCCCAGGTGGTGTTCTTCAGGACTTCCTCCCAACCAGATTTCCTGATCTTTTGAATAACTCTACCTCAGCAACCAGTGAACCAAATATTTTAACTCCACTGACCTCAGTGAGTTTACTTTTTGCGGGAGTTATTGCAGCTAAAATTGGTAAGTACAATGAATTTTCTaaaattttgaaagaaaaaaaacttacaaGATATCTTGGTATTGCTTAAAAGGAATGTTTAAATTACATACTTCAACTTTACTTTAGTGGTGTTTTAAtcccaggctgacacagtgctccctgctgtcacctctgtctctTAAAGGAACTGtaaaaagcagcagcaaatccccataggaaacctcgtAGTACacctttaagaattttttttatgtttctttaaaaTTTTCCAGTGTACtatttatattttaaacaataatcatgaAATATGCAGTTTTTATTCTGATCACTAAACCTGGAACTAAGCAgacaggaaacagatcactgatctcagggagactagccaaaGATAATACTGTTGGCTGCcggctaaagcgctcaatacagtgaaatcgtAGGTGCATTTCCCCCttgagaaacatgaatatgcaaaaaagagccagtggagccttattcaaaggggttatccagcgctacaaaaacatggccacttttccccctctcttgtctccagttcaggtggggtttgcaattaagctccatttactttaatggaactgagtttgaaaccccacccaatgtggagacaagagagggggaaaagtggccatgtttttgtagcgctggataacccctttaagagtctcaaaagacaggactagccagatatacctccaaggggtggctcctgtagggaaaccaccaaaaccaccatattaaatggccctataagtcaatgtaatgacaagggaaaaaccaagggcaggtatccatccacatacagctgtttcggggtgttgaccctcatcagtgtggagcaggattctggcaaggtgggagcaatgcctagtaaagccataccATGGTAacatgctgcaatgctgtagagatcactttacagcagcctcctcttttcactacagacacaacaggaagtctcagctcagctttagccccagtggtgagaatgaaaaatgcaagatctcagaattattttataatatatatagaaacatggaatacatttattttaataaagttatattacaagttAATGTAATTTTATTACAGCACTGTGTTTAAtctccagagtacctctttaaattatagcactaggctatgttcacattacgtatcagaccagccgttccgtgacccaggccgggtcatggaacgaccGGTTTGTGTGGCAGGATGATCTGGCCAGCAGCAGagccctgatgcgggcgcatcagcgcgcacccgcatcagagcttcccatagcacacagtgaagcgagcagccggagccgctcgcttcactgtgtgaactaacagggctttctgcggccggaattcactgaattccggccgcagaaaactgacatgtcagttatttgcggcccgtatgggatcccggccggagcgtaaacaatatgtatgcgctccggccgggatcccataaagaaacaggcattgttccaccgcgccaaaagtacatcggcaacaacggccgtacttttacgtagtgtgaacatagcccaaatatgGTGTGCAAGATAATTTATGATTTACAGTAATTAATACATTTGCCAATATGTGTTTTTTGCAGGTCTTTGGTCCTTTGATCTAACAGTAACTCAGCTCCTTCAAGAAAATGTTATAGAGTCTGAAAGAGGCATTATAAATGGAGTCCAGAATTCTATAAATTATCTTCTTGATCTTTTGCATTTCATCATGGTGATCTTAGGACCAAACCCAGAAGCATTCGGCTTGCTTGTTCTTATTTCCGTCTCTTTTGTTGCCATGGGCCACATGATGTATTTTCGTTTTGCGTACAAAAATCTTAGAATGAAACTCTTTTCTTGCTCTTCTTCAGATCCCAAAACAGTGGAAAGTAATCAGCAACATGAGGATTATCCTGTTTAAAATAGCATTAAAGGGGGATTCTCAATAACTATATCTAAAACAGTAGGTCTTTAAAAGTTAAGAAACTTTTCATATTTTTATCTTGGTCTCCCTGTGAGGCACTCTGAGCTGTCTGTCTGCCATGTTTACAGCTCAATGTCCATGTTCCTAACCACTTTTTTGTATTAGGAACGATTGCCAGGCGTATGACTTCCTCGCTGCTCTGAAGGGAGGGGTTGTCTGGATCTCCTAGCATGCATCAGTTAAGAGTGCACtggctctcctgcccggccaccGTGCATGTAGCTGACAACTCCCAGCCTATTGGAGCTGCCAGATGCGGAGTCCTAACACAGCAGAGTGCCTTCTACCTCCCAACATCTCTCAATGGAGCTTGGTGAAGATACAGCAAACCGGTGGGTAGGAAGATAGGTGGATTTCTGTGCTGCAAATCCCTTTGGACCAGACCTAATGAATAGACCTCGGGCATGgaagaaaaaaatcactggagacaGATACCAGTAGATGGATGCAACTAGCTGTTAATTAGGCAACGTGTACTACCTTCCTTATCAGGCAGGCAGTACACTTTTAAAAGATTATCATTAAAATGCAACTAAGTATTCAAGACCATAGTAATGATCAGTCTTATTTCTATgttctaaatagagatgagcgaattcgccgaagttctggttcgtatgaacctgaactatcggtttCTGATtgctgctgtctgcagcctctgtgtacagggtggatacagctggagaaccgcctggaatacgaactgggatacagacattggcataggctgtctctaccctgttcacggaggctgcagacagcggcaatcagaagccgatagttcaggttcatacgaacccaaacttcagcaaattcactcatctctagttctaaacTGCCAAAAGATTGCTTGAATTTTCTGGCTGTTGTGCCCTAAAAATATAAAACAGTCTATTCAGTATTATTATCATCAAATTTTCctagtacagggatggggaacctttgtctgtccaggcattgTACATTAAGAGCCGAGGACTGCTTTAAAAGTCCCAACATATACAGTCAAAACATTAGTTGCATAACTCTCTTTTCTTTTTATACCATACCTTATGCCAGTAGTGTAAGGCAGACCACACAGCTGCAATAGGGCCCATGCCCCCCTCGGCAAAGCATGTGCGTGGCCTGCCCCCATGGTGCTAGCGGGCTGGCACTGTGGCACAGACAGACTGACAGCGCAATACTTCAGTAGCACCCCCTCCCCGTTTATGCTCGGGCAACCAGCAGCACCACCAAAACCCATCCTCCTTGAACTGGCCGCACGATCCTCCAGCACCACCTGAACCGACTCCCCCCTTCCcaggggcccagccatttctagttatgcccctgcctgATGCTTTGACTTGTCCACACTACTTAAGATTATGTGTCTCTGTGGAGCCTGCTTTTAAAGTCATATTTCAGATATTTCAACAACTCTTCCTTGCGATTTGGATGACTCTCTAAAACATAGACTTAAATTCaaatatttattaaatgggagtGTGATCTTGGCGGTACACTCTCTGTTCCTGGCAGGTCATTTGGTGGAAAGCAGCCAAATCTTCCCTATGCATATAGTATAAGGTCTCTCAGTATAAACTACCCATGCAGTGGTACCACAATCTGCTGTCCTtgataactttaaaggggttatccagcgctacaaaaacatggccacttttccccctactgttgtctgcagttcaggtgcagtttgcaattaagctccatttacttcaatggaacggagtttcaaaaccccacccaaactggagacaacagtagggggaaagtggccatgtttttgtagcgctgattAATCCCTTTAATTAATCCCTGCTTTCCTGAATCTTTGCTGGGAATGCCACGTTACCCCACGTTTATCCACAATGGTTGATCTCTGATTATTGTGCTGCTGTCCAATCCActgttagggtgcattcacacgtacaggatccgctgcagatttgatgctgtgttcagttatttagatcaaatctgctgcggatccgctgtagAAAATCGGCAGATACGGTgtgcgtgaagctacccttagacctTATGCGTCTTTATTTTCTCCTGAACATTCCCATCAAGAGCTTAATGAGGTGAACTACCAAAATACTTCTCCTTGTCTTTACTGTCGCCAAGTGCCTCATCCCTCATCCCTCTCCAATAGAAATGCTCCTTTTTCCGATAAATGGCCTACGTAAAAtggacagcgatcagccgaggtgGTAGAAAATGCACGATCATTGGCTAATCGTATCTTTATATATAAATTGTACCTCTATCATATAAATCCTTTACATTGCAAGCTTATTTATGAAGGCCTTTGTCTGCAAATCTGCAGTCCAAACTGCTTGTTATCTACCTCTAGGATGCAGAAAATCGTTGCATTTTTGCATtcatatttatgcatttattaaCTTAATTAGGTCAAAGGAACATCTTTATGTTTACGTAGAGCCAATAAGGAGATTGTATTTTACATTATGCCCAATGTGCCTCTATCATATAAGCATGAATAGAAAGGAAAACTGGAGGGCACTCACCGTGAAAAATAATTCTTTTACTCTTATGCGTGTAACACAGACACGGACGCCGTGTAGCTGGCGGGGGCGCCCTGTGCAGGATGATTAGAcaagtgacagctgtttcgcaacaAAGTGCTTCTACTGACTCTACGTCAGCGTACACGTGACCCCACTATATAGTGTGGCTGGGGCACGCATGCGCTGTACTATAAAGAAATGGTAGTGAATtaaaaacatgattaaaaacaaatcATCATTATTCAATGCAATTATTCAGAGGAACATTTTAACATCAGTTTTATCGTTCATGCCTAAGGCCCCTTGTGCATTGGTGGCTATAATAATCTTAGCCTCTTCCTGCAGGAGAACTTTATTGTTGTCTCAATCACAGAACCCCTATCAAAATATCTGGAATGGTTAATGCGCCCCCTCCTGAAAAAGGTACCATCACTTCTGAAAGATACGAATGAGTTCTTGATCTCATTAGAAGATGTACAATGCCACCCTGATCATTTACTTTGCACTATCGATATTGAAAGTTTATACACTCGTATTCCGCATGCAGCAGGGGTAGAGGCTATAAGAAGATTATTAGAGCGCACAGGCCACACTACATATTTCATAGACTTTATATGCGAGTCATTGATGTTTATACTGCAAAATAACGCCTTCGTGTTCGATGGCCAATGGTATATGCAGTGCGAGGGTACCCATCGCGTGTACCTTCGCTAATCTGAATTTGGCCACACTAGAGGAAGAGATGATTTTTTCTACAGATAATCCGCATATTAAAGCAATCGGCTACTACCACAGGTATGTGGACGATATAATCATCCTATGGGACAAAGGACAGGGAAATTTCCTAGATTTTGTCAATTATTTAAATGCTAACAAATTTAACATGTTTTTTACAAGTAAAACAAGTACCAGACAAATAGAATTCTTGGACACAATTGTAACAATGAGTGAGGGATCACTACACACTAAGGGTTACCGTAAACCCACGGCCACTAACTCCTTCCTTCATCACACTAGCTATCACCCCAAACATATAAAAAAAGCTGTGCCCTACGGACAATACCTTAGGCTCCGTAGAATCAACAGCTCTGACACAACCTACAGCCAACCAGGCAGAAGAATTAACTCAGCGGTTGCTGAAGAGGGGCTATCCAAGAGATCTCTTGATGTCCGCTAATCATAAAGCTTTTCAACAAAAACGTACCAACTTGTTACACAAGCACAGAAGGAAAGAAAAAAGTATGCATAACACAGGTCCGtctgttttttcctttaaatatagCCCCATGGCGGAGAAGGTTAAAAAAGCGATCCATAAAAATTGGGACATGGTTCGAGCGGATCCTGTACTTGCAGCATACCTCCCGGAGAGACCTATAATCGCCTTTAGACGTTGTCAGAATCTCAAGGACGTATTAGTACTTAGCAAACTCAATGATGACCACAAGTCTAACTGGCTGAACAAATGCGCCCCTAAAGGCAACTTCAAATGTGGAAGCTGTAGATGGTGTAACCATATGTTTCCTTGTAAAACAGTAAACCTGGGAGGAGTACATTATGACATTCGAGATACTATTTGCTGCCGCACTAGATATATAGTCTATGCCATTGTATGTGAAAGTGGTTTATACTACGTCGGGAAGACAATACGTCCAATGAATGTGAGATTCAGTGAACACATCCGCTCGATCAGGACAGGAAAAGGAGCACCTAGACTAATTAAACATGTCCAAGAGGAACATAAGGGAGACGTAAAAGTCCTGCGGTTTATGGGACTTAAGCGGATCCATCTGAATAGTGACAGAGACAACAATAAAGTTCTCCTGCAGGAAGAGGCTAAGATTATTATAGCCACCAATGCACAAGGGGCCTTAGGCATGAACGATAAAATTGATCTTAAAATGTTCCTCTGAATAATTGCATTGAATAATGATGATTTGTTTTCAATCATGTTTTTAATTCACTACCATTTCTTTATAGTACAGCGCATGCGTGCCCCAGCCACACTATATAGTGGGGTCACGTGTACGCTGACGTAGAGTCAGTAGAAGCACTTtgttgcgaaacagctgtcactcgTCTAATCATCCTGCACAGGGCGCCCCCGCCAGCTACACGGCATCCGTGTCTGTGTTACACGCATAAGAATAAAAGAATTATTTTTCACGGTGAGTGCCCTCCAGTTTTCCTTTCTATTCATGCATTTATGGACAGTGTCTATTGCTACATAGAGTGAGCACCCTGTTACATCTGGTAAATCCTGTTTGGCTCTTTAAATGAGTAGTGCCGGTCTCTCTTTCTATATGGTTTTCCTCTATCATATAAGTCCTTAATATTGCAAGCTTATATATTAAGGCCTTTGTCTGCAAGTCTGCAGTCCAAATTGTCTTTTTATCTACCTCTAGGATGCAGAAAAAGCACATTATTTACCCTtaattttacattgtgggaacacagccttagggtgccttcacacgtaacagatcagcagcggatttcacatatattacctgtatgtcgccgcggctgcatgtgaggctcctagCTCCCATCGGTCCCATCGACCGGAGTCGgcggttaacttacatactcacagtggcatgtcaatcccgctgcgagtatgcgctctcatagggatgaatggcactggaactGCAGCGAATTTCGCTGCGAatgtgcagcgtgaaatccactgcagatctgttagttgtgaaggcacccttatatagATTTTGTTTCTATAggtatattttcttacattgttaGAACTTGCTATGATAAACCAGTGTCATCCTTGTTGTATGACAAAAATACTGTAATCTTTTGTCAGTTTATGATGTTTAATAAATTTAACTTGTTAGCGAAATGTACTTTATAAACTGTTATAATTTCTTATCATGTAAAGAACCAAAGGGGGTAATGTATCTTCTTGATGATAGCATAAAGATGTATAGAAACTTATTAGCAATTTATGCTCCACTGGGAAATCtgggatatgcaaagcagctctctgacaTCTTTTCATATCTAAGTCGTTCTCCTATCCCAgattcctaaaaaaaaatcatactccagacccctaaataaatgaAATCTGCAGATCTCTAAATAAATTCACACCACAGACCCTTAAATAAATTCATATCCcaaaccccttaaaggacaacatAATTTTTAATATGTGTGGTTGGTAGATaaatcagcactcacccggtatcttgTATCAGCTCACTTTAATCCATATGCCACGGGTAGCGGGGAGGGAGAGGTGTGGACGCGCACTGGAATAAAGTGAGATAcaagataccgggtgagtgctgatttATCTACCAACCACACATTGTACTTCTGCCTTATCGTCTTGCACCCCCGGTCTTCAACCGAACACGCCGCAGTGAATCCTGCATGCTCATCTCCGTGGATCCCTAGACACTAGAGTATTGATCAGTGGTGCGGGTCAGCTGTATCTTCCTCTCgcatttgcatattttttaatatgttattacttatggaaagttagataaATTCCTGTTGTACAttgattatgggaaatgcacatatactgctatttcccttaatttagtagatgatggagtcttcaaattctctccAAAACCGTGAcctcacgaatcaggtgtaattcctatggagtgtccagcagggggcgcactatatatatagaagtcagtgaGTACCATtgtcttctatatatagtgcgccccctgttggacactctatggattcaatggatgtctatgtaacacatgtctatgtatgcacgcatatacactgtactactcctcccatcatctgctcatagtatgaccagatgatgggggagtagtacagggCCATCCCAATCACCAAACAGCCCccgccacatatacactgtactacttctCCCATGATCTGCTCATAGTTTGAGCAGATGatggagtagtaccagggctatccccatcacatgcACCTTACTCGTCGATGCCGCCGCTGACATTGCCGCAGCTGATGCACTCAGATGCCCTGCCGGGGACTGAATGCAGAGCTCACTGCCGCCCCAGCCTCCTGCCGACTCGTTCCCTGATGTCATCCCCGGAATCTCAGGTGACATCAGAAAACAAGTCGGCAGGAGGCTGGGGCGGCGGTGAGCTTTGCAGTCAGTCCCTGCTTCTGCCTAGATCCAAAAGTGAACATGTGGCCCACAAGCTTCACATGGCCAGAGGACTGGAGAAAACACGTCAGGTATGCTTCACCGTCACCTGGTCACCAAAGTGAAGGGGAAGGAGTCAAGGCTACAAAGACAGAGGTCAGAGGAGGAGACACAGTCAGAGAAGTGGCACACAAGAAGAAGAGGCAACACATAGAGAGCACTGCTACAGTTAACACAGAGGGAGTACAACCCTAGTCACACTGCCAGGGGCTGCACTGTGTGACTGTCACTGTGTGCAATGTGCTGCATCACTGACCCGCACACAAAAGAAATCCTCCTGGATACACCTTTTTCTTGCACAGTAAATACTTAATAATATTATGTACTTATTTACTGTGTaaaggtacgttcacacataccatatccgcagcggataccTGCCTATTCAACTCAATGGGATGACATTCTTGCAGCGGGATTGTAAAACTAAGTGCCACTAACCCGGGAAC belongs to Dendropsophus ebraccatus isolate aDenEbr1 chromosome 9, aDenEbr1.pat, whole genome shotgun sequence and includes:
- the LOC138801056 gene encoding ferroportin-like isoform X1; translated protein: MTESRATKSAGCCGPCVSYFTSAQFLMYLGHSLSTWGDRMWHFAVSVFLVELYGNSLLLTAVYGLVVAGSVLLLGAIIGNWVDKNPRLKVAQMSLVVQNVSVIICGIILMVVFLYKTELLSMYQGWLLTLCYILVITIGNIANLASTATAITIQRDWIVVVAGDDRSKLADINATVRRIDQLTNILAPLAVGQIMTFGSPVIGCGFIAGWNLVSMFIEYLLLWKVYQKTPALAIKSCKKDDDQELKKLNIKAIDTNSNDNSKPAEDAQLMADKSVAMAEKLKKPMCMEKIMEPLYTLRDGWVAYYNQSVFWAGMGLAFLYMTVLGFDSITTGYAYTQGLSSSILSILMGASAISGIMGTVAFTWFRKKCGLVRTGFYSGVAQLGSLVLCVVSVFMPGSPLDLTVSPFQDIGTLIVEGEPLPTLSPGGVLQDFLPTRFPDLLNNSTSATSEPNILTPLTSVSLLFAGVIAAKIGLWSFDLTVTQLLQENVIESERGIINGVQNSINYLLDLLHFIMVILGPNPEAFGLLVLISVSFVAMGHMMYFRFAYKNLRMKLFSCSSSDPKTVESNQQHEDYPV